One Edaphobacter flagellatus genomic region harbors:
- a CDS encoding ABC transporter permease, translating into MQKTLSTLFRRGSETARLDEEMRFHIEQEIADRVARGVSPEDARREAMRQFGNPTLLRDEARRVWSWGWLEALGRDMRISTRKLMRSPGFTITAVAVMALCIGATTCLFTVVRAVLLEPLPFHDPDKLVMVYEHFRSNLSENPYNPVASGDFYEWREKTHGFDDMAAWQTTSFNVSDEQGKLPEVAEAGAGSWNLFRLLGVSPALGRTFTENEDRVGQAQVAMLSWSLFQRRFGGDASIVGKQIDLDAKPYTIVGVLPEWFAYPTARVQLWVPYASIKTSESIHWPDNHDSSVVARIRPDVSLKTAIGEVSALQYRIHMEHQSQPVAEDAMTRPMIEDVVSDVKTPLLVMMAAVGCMLLIGCLNVSNLLVARAAARQKEMAIRGALGAGRFTLLREQMMETMILCACGGAFGLLLAMAGTRWLMMHWKQLPRAEAVHVDGVVVLFACGVVCLTAVLAGLLPAISATNKNVLGALQDSARAVGGGLSKARLRKLLLMAEIALTVVLLIAAGLLLKSFVHLRSSDIGCASENVLTMKYSLPNAGYDKPEQQVAFSESLLEGVRRLPGVRAAALGTVVPGAGWGGDRVFLIPGHPLVDPQHQPDAVQRWVDPEYFSTLQIPLIAGRFFDNHDRLDHSNYVIISKELARRYFPNEDPLHKFIVMGIDVTNKKNTYEVVGIVGDTLYRVGSRVKSTVYFPILSGAPDSRRKTLVVRTDGDPLRFAIPIQKQIAALDPQLPVVDVLTIPQIVGESTMNQSFTASLVLAFAVLSLLLAGVGLYGVLSYLVTQRVTEIGIRIALGAQRSQVLGLVLRDGMRPVLAGLAVGVAGGAAVGVLLRTLLYGTKPMDPLVFFGMILALLAVAAIASAAPAWRASSVDPMQALRTE; encoded by the coding sequence TTGCAGAAGACGCTGTCAACGCTTTTTCGCCGTGGCAGTGAGACTGCGCGGCTGGATGAAGAGATGCGCTTTCACATCGAGCAGGAGATTGCGGATCGCGTTGCTCGCGGGGTGTCGCCTGAGGATGCGCGACGCGAAGCGATGCGGCAGTTCGGGAACCCAACGCTGCTGCGTGATGAGGCTCGACGAGTGTGGAGCTGGGGATGGCTGGAAGCGTTGGGGCGCGATATGCGTATCAGTACGCGCAAGCTGATGCGTTCGCCGGGTTTCACGATTACGGCAGTGGCGGTGATGGCGCTGTGTATCGGAGCGACGACGTGTCTGTTTACTGTTGTGCGCGCGGTGTTGCTGGAGCCGCTCCCGTTTCATGATCCTGACAAGCTGGTGATGGTGTATGAGCACTTTCGCAGCAATCTCTCGGAGAATCCATATAACCCTGTAGCGTCGGGAGATTTTTACGAGTGGAGGGAGAAAACTCACGGCTTCGACGACATGGCTGCATGGCAGACGACGAGTTTCAACGTAAGCGATGAGCAGGGCAAGCTGCCCGAAGTTGCAGAGGCCGGTGCGGGGTCGTGGAATCTCTTTCGGTTGCTTGGCGTGTCTCCTGCATTGGGCCGCACTTTTACGGAGAACGAAGATCGTGTTGGACAGGCACAGGTGGCGATGTTGTCGTGGAGCCTGTTTCAAAGGCGATTTGGCGGCGATGCTTCGATTGTGGGGAAGCAAATTGATCTTGATGCAAAGCCATATACGATCGTCGGCGTTCTGCCGGAATGGTTTGCCTACCCGACGGCACGGGTGCAGTTGTGGGTGCCGTATGCGTCGATCAAGACGAGCGAATCGATTCACTGGCCGGACAATCACGATAGCTCTGTGGTTGCGCGGATACGGCCGGACGTCAGCCTGAAGACGGCGATCGGCGAGGTGAGCGCGCTGCAGTATCGCATTCACATGGAACATCAGTCGCAGCCTGTGGCGGAAGATGCGATGACGAGACCGATGATTGAGGATGTGGTGTCGGATGTGAAAACTCCGCTGCTGGTGATGATGGCTGCGGTGGGTTGCATGCTGTTGATCGGCTGTCTGAATGTCTCGAATCTGCTGGTGGCGCGGGCAGCGGCACGGCAGAAAGAGATGGCGATACGTGGAGCGCTGGGTGCGGGGCGGTTTACACTGCTGCGCGAGCAGATGATGGAGACGATGATTCTGTGCGCATGCGGCGGCGCGTTTGGATTGCTGCTGGCGATGGCGGGCACGCGATGGTTGATGATGCACTGGAAGCAGCTTCCGAGAGCAGAGGCTGTCCACGTCGATGGTGTTGTGGTGTTGTTTGCCTGCGGCGTGGTTTGTTTGACGGCGGTTCTTGCGGGACTGCTGCCGGCGATTTCGGCGACGAATAAAAATGTCCTGGGGGCGTTGCAGGATTCGGCGCGTGCGGTTGGCGGAGGTCTTTCAAAGGCTCGTTTGCGCAAGTTGTTGTTGATGGCAGAGATTGCGTTGACGGTTGTATTGCTCATTGCAGCCGGACTCTTGCTGAAGAGCTTTGTGCATCTGCGCTCGTCCGATATTGGATGCGCTTCGGAAAATGTGTTGACGATGAAATACAGCCTGCCTAATGCGGGGTATGACAAGCCAGAGCAGCAGGTGGCATTCTCTGAGTCTTTGCTGGAAGGCGTGCGACGTCTTCCTGGTGTTCGTGCAGCAGCGCTGGGCACTGTGGTGCCGGGTGCCGGGTGGGGCGGCGACCGTGTGTTCCTGATACCGGGGCATCCACTGGTGGACCCACAACATCAGCCGGATGCAGTGCAACGATGGGTTGACCCGGAGTATTTCAGTACGCTGCAGATTCCATTGATTGCCGGGAGATTTTTCGATAATCATGATCGGCTGGATCATTCGAACTACGTCATCATTAGTAAAGAGCTGGCGCGCCGTTATTTCCCGAACGAGGATCCACTGCATAAGTTCATCGTGATGGGAATCGATGTAACGAACAAAAAGAACACATACGAGGTTGTGGGTATCGTGGGCGATACGCTGTATCGGGTTGGCAGCCGTGTGAAGTCGACGGTGTATTTCCCGATACTTTCCGGCGCTCCGGATTCGCGGCGAAAAACACTGGTGGTGCGAACAGATGGAGATCCGCTGCGCTTTGCGATACCCATACAGAAGCAGATCGCAGCACTCGATCCGCAGCTGCCTGTCGTCGATGTCCTGACGATTCCGCAGATTGTTGGAGAGTCGACCATGAACCAGAGCTTTACGGCATCGCTGGTGCTGGCCTTTGCTGTGCTTTCGTTGCTGCTTGCTGGCGTGGGGCTGTATGGCGTGCTCTCGTACCTGGTGACACAGCGCGTAACGGAGATCGGCATACGCATTGCGCTTGGTGCGCAGAGAAGCCAGGTGCTTGGGTTGGTGCTGCGTGACGGCATGCGTCCCGTGTTGGCGGGGCTTGCTGTTGGAGTCGCTGGCGGCGCTGCGGTAGGTGTGCTGTTACGCACGCTGCTCTATGGCACGAAGCCGATGGACCCGCTGGTATTTTTCGGGATGATTCTTGCCCTGCTGGCGGTAGCTGCGATCGCAAGTGCAGCGCCTGCATGGAGGGCCTCAAGCGTTGACCCGATGCAGGCGCTGCGGACGGAATAA
- a CDS encoding YceI family protein, translated as MRLARMRSELLCLLAFALLPVAVRAQAPVFQASPQKSSVTFFVKASVDLRGTFKKWDAALSFTSANVTTGSLKIMIDAATVDTGSGMKNGKLRSKDFFDVEQNPTISFQSTGVVQTGPVTFDIPGTFTIRGVSKRETLKLTITGKGTRTGEIKGTMAFDRKDYGMTSGIPFVKIADRVEVDVDLKVKQVSGPSLVYKE; from the coding sequence ATGCGACTTGCAAGGATGCGGTCAGAACTTCTCTGCCTATTGGCGTTTGCGTTGCTTCCGGTGGCGGTGCGGGCGCAGGCCCCGGTGTTTCAGGCGTCTCCGCAGAAGAGCAGCGTTACGTTCTTTGTGAAGGCTTCGGTTGATCTGAGAGGGACGTTCAAGAAGTGGGATGCTGCGCTGTCTTTTACCTCTGCGAATGTGACGACGGGATCGCTGAAGATCATGATTGATGCGGCTACGGTGGATACCGGGAGCGGCATGAAGAATGGGAAGCTGCGGAGCAAGGACTTCTTCGACGTGGAGCAGAACCCGACGATTTCGTTTCAATCAACGGGGGTGGTGCAGACGGGGCCGGTGACGTTCGATATTCCGGGGACGTTTACGATTCGGGGCGTGTCCAAGCGGGAGACGTTGAAGCTGACGATTACGGGCAAGGGGACGCGTACCGGCGAGATTAAGGGAACGATGGCGTTTGACCGTAAGGATTACGGGATGACGAGCGGGATTCCGTTTGTGAAGATCGCCGACCGGGTGGAGGTCGATGTCGATCTGAAGGTGAAGCAGGTCAGTGGGCCTTCCCTGGTTTATAAGGAGTAG
- a CDS encoding PadR family transcriptional regulator: MGRPNDLVQGTLGLLILKTISLEPKHGWAIAKRIEQISNDVLQVQQGSLYPALQRLEQQGWIRSKWGETETGRQARFYSLTAAGKAQLEREREMWTRLSAAIDLVVES, translated from the coding sequence ATGGGACGACCAAACGATCTTGTGCAGGGAACGCTGGGTTTGCTGATCCTCAAAACGATTTCGCTGGAGCCGAAGCATGGCTGGGCGATAGCGAAAAGGATTGAGCAGATCTCAAACGATGTGCTGCAGGTGCAGCAGGGATCGCTGTACCCGGCGCTGCAACGTCTGGAGCAGCAAGGCTGGATTCGCTCGAAGTGGGGCGAAACGGAGACGGGGCGGCAGGCACGTTTCTACTCGCTGACGGCTGCGGGGAAGGCTCAACTGGAGCGAGAACGCGAGATGTGGACGCGACTCTCGGCGGCGATCGATCTGGTGGTCGAGAGCTAG
- a CDS encoding LytR/AlgR family response regulator transcription factor → MSLKALIIDDEPLARQELQYLLEYAGGVEVLGQGTNGIEAVDLIRTHKPDVVFLDVQMPGLDGFGVLKKLLDRKVPMPQVVFATAFNQYAVRAFEVNAVDYLLKPFDRKRVKQTIEKAQARMMSQAEPASGTHQAAGADASAKLDALLKLVEEQAQAPAARASTSKVVVRAQSRLLLVDQKEICFASIEEGTITVVTATVEGHSNCRTIEELQSQLDPEMFWRAHRSYLVNIQHIREVVPWFKSSYQLRMDDPKKTEIPVSRAQTKRLRELFNL, encoded by the coding sequence ATGTCACTGAAAGCACTCATCATCGATGACGAACCTCTGGCCCGCCAGGAGCTGCAGTACCTGCTTGAGTATGCTGGTGGCGTGGAAGTGCTGGGGCAGGGGACGAACGGCATCGAAGCCGTGGATCTGATCCGCACGCATAAGCCGGATGTGGTGTTTCTGGATGTGCAGATGCCTGGACTGGATGGCTTCGGCGTGTTGAAGAAGCTGCTGGACCGCAAGGTGCCGATGCCGCAGGTGGTCTTTGCGACGGCCTTCAATCAATATGCGGTGCGTGCTTTTGAGGTCAATGCCGTCGACTATCTGTTGAAGCCATTCGACCGCAAGCGGGTGAAGCAGACGATCGAGAAGGCGCAGGCAAGAATGATGTCTCAGGCGGAGCCGGCAAGTGGAACGCATCAGGCAGCAGGTGCGGATGCATCGGCGAAGCTGGATGCTCTGCTGAAACTGGTAGAGGAGCAGGCCCAGGCGCCTGCCGCACGTGCGTCGACGAGCAAGGTGGTTGTGCGAGCGCAGAGCCGATTGCTGCTGGTGGACCAGAAAGAGATCTGCTTCGCCTCGATTGAAGAAGGAACGATTACGGTTGTGACCGCGACGGTCGAAGGTCATTCGAACTGCCGCACGATTGAGGAACTGCAGAGCCAGCTCGACCCGGAGATGTTCTGGCGGGCGCATCGGTCGTACCTGGTGAACATCCAGCACATCCGCGAAGTGGTGCCGTGGTTCAAGTCGAGCTATCAGCTCAGGATGGATGATCCGAAGAAGACGGAGATTCCAGTGAGCCGGGCGCAGACGAAGCGGCTGCGCGAGCTATTCAACCTGTAA
- a CDS encoding ATP-dependent nuclease: MRYLRFIIENYRAITGPLEINVAKNSLMPIIGVNESGKTTVLQAIFAFDPYNDDLNDNGRHLKDVTNLYRTSSGPIGVSAEIEISKHELKQNLGVCEKQFPSLKSTFEIIKNRRILPTKLIIRRNLISKKYSFPFENFGDLDAQDALARKVILGLPYILYFDDFRDKIAEKIEIPDQESDSLPEWLEIIQQLFLKTDPGFSIFNLASLEIRKRKTVLSKVQRHLNDALTREWQTFRLDDRDALKIAIEFDQSDSNPPKNFLKLDVVETDSNGDEHFFFISDRSKGFYWFFNFVMKLEFNPKIVSGSGLQSIYLLDEPGSYLHAFAQRKLCQKLRQLSEKNAVIYCTHSHYLLDPDKIPISSVVIADKDSDGNIGLTRMINYQGSVLDNRSALQPVLDALLIKPYALDLIHTEMTIIVEGICDYIALELFRGERSVAILPSVGAGSIKFYISLMIAWQVRFRALWDNDSEGRKKFLEAETLFGSEISARHFKLLPTTTPNSNKIMQNLFDGKDLILIREKLHLPVDCSFERTIQALFYSPSRTELLKTIGSTTKENFEALFKNLSLDS, translated from the coding sequence ATGCGCTATCTGCGCTTCATAATTGAGAACTACCGCGCTATTACGGGACCGCTTGAAATTAACGTCGCAAAGAATTCATTGATGCCGATTATTGGCGTCAATGAATCAGGAAAGACTACAGTCCTCCAAGCAATATTCGCCTTTGATCCTTACAACGACGATCTAAACGATAACGGTCGCCACCTCAAGGATGTTACGAACCTATACCGAACATCCTCTGGACCTATAGGAGTTTCGGCAGAAATTGAAATCTCAAAGCATGAGCTCAAACAGAATCTTGGAGTTTGCGAGAAACAGTTTCCCAGCCTCAAATCCACATTCGAGATAATAAAAAATAGAAGAATTTTACCGACGAAGTTGATTATTCGGCGCAATCTTATCAGCAAAAAATATTCATTTCCGTTTGAAAACTTCGGTGATTTGGACGCCCAAGATGCCTTAGCTAGAAAAGTCATTTTAGGGTTGCCCTATATTCTCTACTTCGACGACTTCCGGGATAAGATTGCAGAAAAAATTGAAATACCGGACCAAGAAAGCGATTCGCTGCCGGAGTGGCTCGAAATTATTCAACAACTATTCTTGAAAACCGACCCGGGATTCTCAATTTTCAACTTGGCTAGCCTGGAAATTCGTAAAAGAAAAACAGTTTTGTCGAAGGTGCAACGTCATCTAAACGATGCCTTGACTAGAGAATGGCAAACCTTTCGTCTCGATGATCGAGATGCCCTCAAGATAGCGATTGAATTCGACCAGAGCGATTCAAATCCACCAAAAAACTTTCTTAAACTGGATGTGGTCGAAACTGACAGCAATGGAGACGAACATTTCTTTTTTATAAGCGATCGGAGTAAAGGCTTTTATTGGTTTTTCAACTTTGTAATGAAGTTGGAATTCAATCCAAAAATTGTAAGTGGAAGTGGCCTGCAATCCATCTATCTTTTGGATGAACCAGGCTCTTATCTACATGCCTTCGCTCAACGAAAACTTTGTCAAAAGTTACGGCAACTTTCCGAGAAGAATGCGGTAATTTACTGCACGCATTCGCACTACTTGCTAGACCCTGACAAAATTCCTATCTCAAGCGTCGTGATTGCGGATAAAGATAGCGATGGAAACATCGGCTTAACCCGCATGATTAACTATCAAGGCTCAGTGTTGGATAACCGGTCAGCGCTCCAACCTGTCCTCGACGCATTACTCATCAAGCCATATGCCTTAGATCTAATACACACAGAAATGACGATTATAGTTGAAGGTATATGCGACTACATAGCTCTAGAGCTATTTCGTGGAGAAAGAAGCGTTGCAATCCTACCGTCGGTAGGCGCTGGTTCAATCAAATTCTATATATCTCTTATGATTGCCTGGCAGGTCAGATTTCGAGCTTTATGGGACAATGACAGCGAAGGAAGAAAAAAGTTCTTGGAGGCTGAGACGTTGTTTGGCTCAGAAATTTCCGCGCGACATTTCAAATTGCTTCCAACTACAACCCCCAATAGCAACAAAATCATGCAAAATCTGTTCGACGGGAAAGACCTTATCTTAATAAGAGAGAAGTTGCATCTACCAGTTGATTGTTCTTTCGAGCGAACAATTCAAGCCCTGTTCTATTCTCCAAGTCGGACAGAATTGCTAAAAACAATCGGATCTACTACAAAAGAAAATTTTGAAGCATTATTCAAAAATTTATCGCTAGATTCGTAA
- a CDS encoding BON domain-containing protein has product MARSTAFRLHAAVLSLTLIAGASAASAQQQPQPDPTWSQQDMTRIVKDIQKKLGGLVNYSVFDWITFGVHGKTVVLKGYASRPTLKDDAERAVKGIDGIAKVENEIVVLPLSNFDDRIRAQVYNRIYTQPALRKYNANQGNIARAMGPGGRNFAMMAGGITQNPPIGYHAIHIIVNNGHVTLFGVVLNQSDASIAYIQANGTPGVFSVDNDLIVQGATPGSSPR; this is encoded by the coding sequence ATGGCCCGCTCGACAGCCTTCCGCCTTCACGCCGCAGTGCTCTCCCTCACCCTGATCGCAGGAGCCTCTGCTGCATCTGCGCAGCAACAACCTCAGCCTGATCCGACCTGGTCACAGCAGGACATGACACGCATCGTCAAAGACATTCAGAAGAAGCTCGGCGGACTCGTCAACTACTCCGTCTTCGACTGGATCACCTTCGGCGTCCATGGCAAAACAGTCGTGCTCAAGGGATATGCCTCGCGCCCCACGCTCAAGGATGATGCAGAGCGTGCCGTAAAGGGCATCGACGGCATCGCGAAGGTCGAAAATGAGATCGTCGTCCTCCCGCTCTCGAACTTCGACGACCGCATTCGTGCGCAGGTTTACAACCGTATCTATACGCAGCCTGCGCTGCGTAAATACAACGCCAACCAGGGCAACATTGCCCGCGCCATGGGCCCCGGCGGACGCAACTTTGCCATGATGGCCGGCGGCATCACCCAGAATCCACCCATCGGTTATCACGCAATCCACATCATCGTGAACAACGGCCACGTCACGCTCTTTGGAGTCGTCCTCAATCAGAGCGACGCGTCCATTGCCTATATTCAGGCCAATGGAACACCCGGCGTCTTCTCGGTCGACAACGATCTCATAGTCCAGGGAGCAACGCCAGGCAGTTCTCCGCGCTAG
- a CDS encoding DUF2934 domain-containing protein encodes MSDEQIKKPAKPRAKKSATSATATTEKVKAPKAAAKKAAPTAEKKTAPKKKTTAKTAVAVKAPEAVAVKSRPAHAEIAARAYGYFLERNGEHGFHEQDWFRAEQELSGIS; translated from the coding sequence ATGAGCGATGAGCAAATAAAGAAGCCGGCAAAGCCACGCGCAAAGAAGTCAGCGACGAGCGCGACGGCGACGACCGAAAAGGTGAAAGCTCCGAAGGCGGCGGCTAAGAAGGCTGCACCGACAGCAGAAAAGAAGACGGCACCGAAGAAAAAGACGACAGCGAAGACTGCGGTTGCGGTAAAGGCTCCCGAGGCTGTAGCGGTAAAGTCGCGTCCGGCACATGCTGAGATTGCCGCACGCGCTTATGGGTATTTTCTTGAGCGGAATGGCGAGCATGGATTTCATGAGCAGGACTGGTTTCGTGCCGAGCAGGAGTTGTCGGGAATTTCTTAG
- a CDS encoding acyltransferase family protein: MSDRKQLDTGGADIESSTPLLTKPPRNVAVDAYRGLVMLLMMAEVLRLSAVARAYPNSLFWHILAFNQTHVEWTWFGLHDLIQPSFTFLVGVALPYSIRSRQRKGETFAHSLAHTIIRSFILIALGIFLRSIGKPITYFTFEDTLTQIGLGYTFAFLLAWCKPRWQWIAFAAILFGYWLAWALYPLPPANFDYASVGVTPEWHSHLLHGFAAHWNKNANLGQAFDVWFLNLFPRTSPFLFNRGGYLTLSFIPTLGTMLLGLFAGRWLIASAPQIPFRRLLIAATALTAGGVLLHVLGINPIVKRIWTPAWTLFSGGLCFYILAAFLWLVDKHKQHRLAFPLVVVGMNSIAAYLIAHLWEDFVESSLRTHLGDRVLNIFGTGLQPLLLGGLTLLIYWYALYWMYRRNIFLRI; this comes from the coding sequence GTGTCAGACCGTAAGCAACTCGACACAGGTGGTGCCGACATCGAATCCTCCACGCCGTTACTCACGAAGCCACCACGCAACGTCGCCGTCGACGCCTACCGCGGCCTCGTCATGCTCCTCATGATGGCCGAAGTTTTGCGGCTCTCCGCCGTCGCGCGCGCCTATCCAAACAGCCTCTTCTGGCACATACTCGCCTTCAACCAGACACACGTTGAATGGACCTGGTTCGGACTTCACGACCTCATCCAGCCCTCCTTCACCTTCCTCGTCGGCGTCGCACTGCCATACTCCATTCGAAGCCGCCAGCGCAAAGGCGAAACCTTCGCCCACAGCCTCGCACACACGATCATCCGAAGCTTCATTCTCATCGCTCTCGGAATCTTCCTTCGCTCCATCGGCAAGCCAATCACTTACTTCACCTTCGAAGACACGCTCACGCAGATCGGTCTCGGTTACACATTCGCCTTCCTGCTCGCCTGGTGCAAACCGCGCTGGCAATGGATTGCTTTCGCCGCCATCCTCTTCGGCTACTGGCTCGCGTGGGCACTTTATCCACTGCCCCCTGCTAACTTCGACTACGCCTCCGTCGGCGTAACACCCGAGTGGCACTCGCATCTCCTGCACGGATTCGCCGCACACTGGAACAAGAACGCCAATCTCGGTCAGGCCTTCGACGTCTGGTTCCTCAACCTCTTCCCGCGCACCTCACCCTTCCTCTTCAATCGCGGAGGTTATCTCACACTCAGCTTTATTCCCACGCTTGGCACAATGCTGCTCGGCCTCTTCGCGGGACGCTGGCTCATCGCAAGCGCACCGCAGATACCCTTTCGCCGCCTGCTCATCGCCGCAACCGCACTCACCGCAGGCGGAGTCCTGCTGCACGTTCTCGGCATCAACCCCATCGTCAAACGCATCTGGACACCGGCGTGGACGCTCTTCAGCGGCGGCCTCTGCTTCTACATCCTCGCCGCATTTTTATGGCTTGTCGATAAACACAAACAACACAGGCTCGCCTTCCCGCTCGTCGTCGTCGGCATGAACTCCATCGCCGCCTACCTGATCGCGCATCTGTGGGAAGACTTCGTCGAATCCTCGCTGCGCACGCATCTTGGCGATCGCGTGCTCAATATCTTCGGCACAGGACTTCAACCGCTCCTGCTCGGCGGACTCACGCTACTGATCTATTGGTATGCGCTCTATTGGATGTATCGCAGAAATATCTTCCTGCGCATCTGA
- a CDS encoding group II truncated hemoglobin, with the protein MEEALKRAGRTDYNPLMASPVPTLYQWLGGAEPLRALIERFYQKVPADPLLAPLFASMPPEHFQHVTAFIAEVLGGPADYSAQHGGHANMIRHHLGRGITDEQRKRWVQLLLETADEQALPSDPEFRSALVAYLEWGSHLAVINAALPNDTPVSDAPMPAWNWGVPGGPYQPE; encoded by the coding sequence ATGGAAGAAGCGCTCAAGCGCGCGGGGAGAACCGACTACAATCCCCTCATGGCCTCCCCCGTACCCACCCTCTATCAATGGCTAGGTGGCGCGGAACCCCTCCGCGCCCTCATCGAGCGCTTCTACCAGAAGGTCCCCGCCGACCCACTCCTCGCCCCGCTCTTCGCCAGCATGCCCCCGGAGCACTTTCAGCATGTCACCGCCTTCATCGCCGAAGTCCTCGGTGGCCCCGCCGACTACTCCGCCCAACACGGCGGACACGCCAACATGATCCGCCACCACCTCGGTCGAGGCATCACTGATGAGCAGCGCAAGCGCTGGGTGCAGCTCCTCCTCGAGACCGCCGACGAGCAGGCTCTCCCCTCCGACCCCGAGTTCCGTTCCGCCCTCGTCGCCTACCTCGAGTGGGGCTCCCATCTCGCCGTTATCAACGCCGCTCTGCCCAACGACACTCCCGTCTCCGACGCCCCCATGCCCGCCTGGAACTGGGGAGTCCCCGGCGGCCCCTACCAGCCCGAGTAG